One part of the Alligator mississippiensis isolate rAllMis1 chromosome 3, rAllMis1, whole genome shotgun sequence genome encodes these proteins:
- the PDP1 gene encoding pyruvate dehyrogenase phosphatase catalytic subunit 1 isoform X1, whose translation MCVCPGPRRIAIPVRSSRLPLFSDAMPAPTHLFPLIRNCEIGRLSSAVCYCHHKHLCCLSPPHFAHNHLRYAPQKKFATLHRPKENFNQFIHARSYVSTPQKFYLTPPQVNSILKANEYSFKVPEFDGKNVSSILGFDSNQLPANAPIEDRRSAATCLQTRGMLLGVFDGHAGCACAQAVSERLFYYIAVSLLPHETLLEIENAVESGRALLPILQWHKHPNDYFSKEASKLYFNSLRTYWQELIDLNTGETIDVKEALINAFKRLDNDISLEAQVGDPNSFLNYLVLRVAFSGATACVAHVDGVDLHIANTGDSRAMLGVQEEDGSWSALNLSYDHNAQNEREIERIKSEHPKAEEKSLVKQDRLLGLLMPFRAFGDVKFKWSIDLQKRVIESGPDQLNDNEYTKFIPPNYHTPPYLTAEPEVIHHKLRPQDKFLVLATDGLWETMHRQDVVRIVGEYLTGVHHQQPIAVGGYKVTLGQMHCLLTERRTRISSVFEDQNAATHLIRHAVGNNEFGTVDHERLSKMLSLPEELARMYRDDITIIVVQFNSHVVGACQNEEL comes from the exons ATGTGCGTGTGCCCCGGGCCACGCCGCATCG CAATTCCAGTCAGAAGCTCCAGGCTGCCATTATTCTCTGATGCCATGCCAGCACCAACTCATCTATTTCCATTGATTCGTAACTGTGAGATTGGCAGGCTATCCAGTGCTGTGTGTTATTGCCACCACAAACATCTTTGTTGTTTGTCCCCACCTCACTTTGCTCACAATCATTTGAGATATGCACCTCAGAAGAAGTTTGCAACACTTCATAGGCCAAAGGAGAATTTTAATCAGTTTATCCATGCAAGGAGCTATGTTTCAACACCACAGAAATTTTACCTTACTCCTCCACAGGTTAACAGCATTTTGAAGGCAAATGAATACAGTTTTAAAGTCCCAGAATTTGATGGTAAAAATGTAAGCTCTATTCTTGGCTTTGATAGCAACCAGTTACCTGCTAATGCTCCAATAGAAGACAggagaagtgcagccacatgtttGCAAACACGAGGGATGCTTCTAGGTGTATTTGATGGCCATGCAGGTTGTGCTTGTGCCCAAGCTGTCAGTGAAAGACTCTTTTACTACATTGCTGTCTCTTTGTTACCTCATGAGACTCTACTTGAAATAGAAAATGCGGTGGAGAGTGGCAGAGCTCTGTTGCCCATTTTACAGTGGCACAAGCATCCCAATGATTATTTTAGTAAGGAAGCTTCTAAACTTTATTTTAATAGTCTACGAACTTACTGGCAGGAGCTCATAGACCTCAACACTGGAGAGACCATTGATGTAAAAGAGGCTTTAATTAATGCTTTTAAGAGGCTTGATAATGATATTTCTTTGGAAGCTCAAGTAGGAGATCCAAACTCTTTTCTCAACTACCTGGTGCTGCGAGTGGCATTTTCAGGTGCAACTGCCTGTGTGGCTCATGTAGATGGTGTTGATTTGCACATTGCCAATACAGGTGACAGCAGGGCGATGCTTGGCGTTCAAGAAGAAGATGGGTCTTGGTCTGCTCTTAATCTGTCCTATGATCATAATGCTCAGAATGAGCGTGAAATAGAGCGAATAAAATCAGAACACCCAAAAGCTGAAGAGAAAAGTCTTGTGAAGCAAGACAGGCTGTTAGGCTTATTGATGCCTTTCAGAGCCTTTGGTGATGTGAAATTTAAATGGAGCATTGACCTTCAGAAGAGAGTAATAGAATCAGGCCCAGATCAGTTGAATGACAATGAATACACAAAGTTTATTCCTCCGAACTATCATACCCCTCCATATCTAACAGCTGAGCCAGAGGTCATACACCACAAATTAAGACCTCAGGATAAATTCCTGGTGTTAGCCACAGATGGCCTATGGGAGACTATGCACCGACAGGATGTGGTTAGAATTGTAGGAGAGTACCTCACCGGTGTTCATCACCAGCAGCCAATAGCGGTTGGTGGTTACAAGGTAACTCTGGGACAGATGCATTGTCTCCTGACAGAAAGGAGAACAAGAATCTCATCAGTATTTGAAGATCAGAATGCTGCAACCCATTTGATACGTCATGCAGTGGGTAATAATGAATTTGGCACTGTTGATCATGAGCGGCTGTCCAAGATGCTTAGTCTTCCAGAAGAGTTGGCTCGGATGTACAGAGATGACATTACTATTATTGTTGTACAGTTCAACTCACATGTTGTAGGTGCATGTCAAAATGAGGAATtgtga
- the PDP1 gene encoding pyruvate dehyrogenase phosphatase catalytic subunit 1 isoform X2: MPAPTHLFPLIRNCEIGRLSSAVCYCHHKHLCCLSPPHFAHNHLRYAPQKKFATLHRPKENFNQFIHARSYVSTPQKFYLTPPQVNSILKANEYSFKVPEFDGKNVSSILGFDSNQLPANAPIEDRRSAATCLQTRGMLLGVFDGHAGCACAQAVSERLFYYIAVSLLPHETLLEIENAVESGRALLPILQWHKHPNDYFSKEASKLYFNSLRTYWQELIDLNTGETIDVKEALINAFKRLDNDISLEAQVGDPNSFLNYLVLRVAFSGATACVAHVDGVDLHIANTGDSRAMLGVQEEDGSWSALNLSYDHNAQNEREIERIKSEHPKAEEKSLVKQDRLLGLLMPFRAFGDVKFKWSIDLQKRVIESGPDQLNDNEYTKFIPPNYHTPPYLTAEPEVIHHKLRPQDKFLVLATDGLWETMHRQDVVRIVGEYLTGVHHQQPIAVGGYKVTLGQMHCLLTERRTRISSVFEDQNAATHLIRHAVGNNEFGTVDHERLSKMLSLPEELARMYRDDITIIVVQFNSHVVGACQNEEL; the protein is encoded by the coding sequence ATGCCAGCACCAACTCATCTATTTCCATTGATTCGTAACTGTGAGATTGGCAGGCTATCCAGTGCTGTGTGTTATTGCCACCACAAACATCTTTGTTGTTTGTCCCCACCTCACTTTGCTCACAATCATTTGAGATATGCACCTCAGAAGAAGTTTGCAACACTTCATAGGCCAAAGGAGAATTTTAATCAGTTTATCCATGCAAGGAGCTATGTTTCAACACCACAGAAATTTTACCTTACTCCTCCACAGGTTAACAGCATTTTGAAGGCAAATGAATACAGTTTTAAAGTCCCAGAATTTGATGGTAAAAATGTAAGCTCTATTCTTGGCTTTGATAGCAACCAGTTACCTGCTAATGCTCCAATAGAAGACAggagaagtgcagccacatgtttGCAAACACGAGGGATGCTTCTAGGTGTATTTGATGGCCATGCAGGTTGTGCTTGTGCCCAAGCTGTCAGTGAAAGACTCTTTTACTACATTGCTGTCTCTTTGTTACCTCATGAGACTCTACTTGAAATAGAAAATGCGGTGGAGAGTGGCAGAGCTCTGTTGCCCATTTTACAGTGGCACAAGCATCCCAATGATTATTTTAGTAAGGAAGCTTCTAAACTTTATTTTAATAGTCTACGAACTTACTGGCAGGAGCTCATAGACCTCAACACTGGAGAGACCATTGATGTAAAAGAGGCTTTAATTAATGCTTTTAAGAGGCTTGATAATGATATTTCTTTGGAAGCTCAAGTAGGAGATCCAAACTCTTTTCTCAACTACCTGGTGCTGCGAGTGGCATTTTCAGGTGCAACTGCCTGTGTGGCTCATGTAGATGGTGTTGATTTGCACATTGCCAATACAGGTGACAGCAGGGCGATGCTTGGCGTTCAAGAAGAAGATGGGTCTTGGTCTGCTCTTAATCTGTCCTATGATCATAATGCTCAGAATGAGCGTGAAATAGAGCGAATAAAATCAGAACACCCAAAAGCTGAAGAGAAAAGTCTTGTGAAGCAAGACAGGCTGTTAGGCTTATTGATGCCTTTCAGAGCCTTTGGTGATGTGAAATTTAAATGGAGCATTGACCTTCAGAAGAGAGTAATAGAATCAGGCCCAGATCAGTTGAATGACAATGAATACACAAAGTTTATTCCTCCGAACTATCATACCCCTCCATATCTAACAGCTGAGCCAGAGGTCATACACCACAAATTAAGACCTCAGGATAAATTCCTGGTGTTAGCCACAGATGGCCTATGGGAGACTATGCACCGACAGGATGTGGTTAGAATTGTAGGAGAGTACCTCACCGGTGTTCATCACCAGCAGCCAATAGCGGTTGGTGGTTACAAGGTAACTCTGGGACAGATGCATTGTCTCCTGACAGAAAGGAGAACAAGAATCTCATCAGTATTTGAAGATCAGAATGCTGCAACCCATTTGATACGTCATGCAGTGGGTAATAATGAATTTGGCACTGTTGATCATGAGCGGCTGTCCAAGATGCTTAGTCTTCCAGAAGAGTTGGCTCGGATGTACAGAGATGACATTACTATTATTGTTGTACAGTTCAACTCACATGTTGTAGGTGCATGTCAAAATGAGGAATtgtga